The Lysobacter gummosus sequence GGCATCGCCGGGCGATATGGCCATTTCGCGGTATCGATCTTGGCGAAGCCGAAAGGAATGCCGGCGAAATGGCCGTGCTGACCGCGTGCGTTTTGCGCCTTGGTGTTGCTTGATGTTTGGAGCGAAAAGCGAATCCCCCCTGGCCCCCTTTTTCAAAGGGGGGAACAGCAACGGCAACTTCACTGGGGATCAGCAGCGATTACGACAACGATAACGGCGACCGCAACGCCAACCGCCGACGAAACCATTGCCCCCTTTGAAAAAGGGGGCTGGCGCCTGCGTTGCGTGCTTCAGACGGATGCGCCTGCGCCGGGGGATTTGCTTCTACAACACCCGCGAAACGTGACCGACGAGAAGGCCGAACCCGGCCAGTGTCGCGGCGATCAACAACGCCAAACCCCGCAGTGGCGCCCGTTGCTGCGATGCACAATAATGGCCCCATGACCCCCGCCAGCCCCGTCCGCCAGGACAGCCCCGCGCCGATCCTGTCTCCCCGCCAGATCGCCCTGATCCTGTTCGCCCTGGCCATGGGCGGTTTCGCCATCGGCACCAGCGAGTTCGTGGTCATGGGCCTGATCACCGACATCGCCCGCGCGATGGGCGTGAACGAGCCCGCGGTTGGTCACGTCATCAGCGCGTATGCCCTGGGCGTGGTGGTCGGCGCGCCGGCCTTGGCGATCCTTGGCGCGCGCATGTCGCGCCGCAGTCTGCTGCTGGCGCTGATGGGCTTCTATGCATTCGGCAATCTCGCCAGCGCGCTGGCGCCGGGTTACTACACCTTGATGTTCGCGCGCTTCGTCGCGGGCCTGCCGCATGGCGCGTATTTCGGAATCGCGGCCCTGGTGGCGGCGCGGATCAGTCCGCCCGAGCAGCGCGGCGCCGCGGTCGGGCGGGTGATGTTGGGCTTGTCGGTGGCGTTGCTGGTGGGCAATCCGCTGGCGACGTGGCTGGGGCAGACCTTCGGCTGGCGCTGGGCGTTCGGACTGGTGTCGTTGATCGCGCTGGCGACGGTGACGATGACCGCGCGGGTGTTGCCGCCGGGCATGCATGCGCCGCGCCCGGACGCGATGCGCGAGTTGCGCGACTTCAATCGCAAGCCGGTGTGGCTGGCCCTGGGCATCGGTGCGATCGGCTTCGCGGGCATGTTCTGCGTCTTCAGTTATCTGGCGCCGACGCTGGTGCACGTGACCGGCGTGCGCGAGTCGTTCATTCCCTTCGGACTGATCGCGTTCGGCATCGGCGGCATTCTCGGCACGCTCGGCGGCGGCTGGTTGTTCGACCGCCTGCAATTCCGCGCCGCGGCGTGGATTCTGGTGTGGTCGGCGGCGATCCTGCTGCTGTTCCCGCTGGCCGCGCGCTCGGTGTGGACGGTGCTGCCGGCGGTGCTGGCGGTCGGCACGATGGGCGCGTTGGCGACGGTGTTGCAGGCGCATCTGATGGACGTGGCCAAGTCGGCGCAGACGTTGGCGGCGGCGTCCAACCATTCGGCGTTCAACATGGCCAATGCGCTCGGGCCGTGGCTCGGCGGCATGGCGATCACGGCCGGTTACGGCTGGACTTCGACCGGCGTGGTCGGTGCGATCACGGCCGTGGCGGGGTTGCTGATTTATTTCTGGGCACGCAGCGATGCGCAGCGTACCCGCGCGCTGGCGGTGGTCAACGAGGCCGAGTGACTCCGGCGCGCAAGCGTCAGAGCAGACGTCCTTCCAGGCGGTGTCCGAAATTCCCCGCGGCTGCCGTATCCTTGCGCCATGCCCACCTATATCGCCCTGCTGCGCGCCGTGAACGTCGGCGGCACCGGCAAACTGCCGATGGCCGAGCTGCGCGCCATGTGCGAGGACGCCGGTTTCCTCGATGTGCGTACCTACATCGCTAGCGGCAACGTGGTATTTCGCAGCGCCCTGAGCGCGAGCGCGGCGCAGGCGGCGTTGGAGAAGCGGCTGGCGGACTATGCCGGCAAGCCGGTCGGGGTGATCGTGCGCACCGGCGCGCAGATGGCCAAGGCGCTGGCGGCGCAGCCGTTCGCGCATGCCGCGCCCAATCGCGCGGTGCTGATCTTCCTCGATCAGGCCCCGCCGGCCGATGCATTGGCCGCGGTCAAGCACCTTAACGGCGAAGAGATCGCCCTGGGCGAGCGCGAGATCTACGTGCACTACGGCGACGGCATGGCCGATTCCCGGCTGGTCATTCCCGCGGCCAAGGCCGGCACGGCGCGCAATTTGAATACGGTCGCCAAGCTGGTCGAGATGGCCGACGGCTGAGCGGCGGCGCCCCGTGAAACCCGCAAAAAGTCAGGTTCGGCCGCCCCGGCCGGTTTAAGCCGGCCGCGGCCCGTACTAGACTGGGCCCATGCGAAATCCCCTACAAGATCAATTGCTCAAGGCCGGCCTGGTCAAGAAGTCCCAGGTCGCCCAGGTCGCGCGCGAGCAGGCCAAGCAGCGCCAGGGCAAGGCGCCGCCGCCGCCCAGCGCGGAACAACTGGAAACCGAGCGGCTGCGCCTGGAGCGCGCCGAGCGCGACCGCGCGCTGGCGGCCGAGCGCAATGCGCAGGCGCGCGCGCACGAACAGCGCGCGCAGATCCGCCAGATCGTCGAGACGAACAAGGTCAAGCGCGAGGGCGAGATCTCCTACGGCTTCACCGACGAAGGCAAGA is a genomic window containing:
- a CDS encoding MFS transporter; the protein is MTPASPVRQDSPAPILSPRQIALILFALAMGGFAIGTSEFVVMGLITDIARAMGVNEPAVGHVISAYALGVVVGAPALAILGARMSRRSLLLALMGFYAFGNLASALAPGYYTLMFARFVAGLPHGAYFGIAALVAARISPPEQRGAAVGRVMLGLSVALLVGNPLATWLGQTFGWRWAFGLVSLIALATVTMTARVLPPGMHAPRPDAMRELRDFNRKPVWLALGIGAIGFAGMFCVFSYLAPTLVHVTGVRESFIPFGLIAFGIGGILGTLGGGWLFDRLQFRAAAWILVWSAAILLLFPLAARSVWTVLPAVLAVGTMGALATVLQAHLMDVAKSAQTLAAASNHSAFNMANALGPWLGGMAITAGYGWTSTGVVGAITAVAGLLIYFWARSDAQRTRALAVVNEAE
- a CDS encoding DUF1697 domain-containing protein, whose translation is MPTYIALLRAVNVGGTGKLPMAELRAMCEDAGFLDVRTYIASGNVVFRSALSASAAQAALEKRLADYAGKPVGVIVRTGAQMAKALAAQPFAHAAPNRAVLIFLDQAPPADALAAVKHLNGEEIALGEREIYVHYGDGMADSRLVIPAAKAGTARNLNTVAKLVEMADG
- a CDS encoding DUF2058 domain-containing protein, giving the protein MRNPLQDQLLKAGLVKKSQVAQVAREQAKQRQGKAPPPPSAEQLETERLRLERAERDRALAAERNAQARAHEQRAQIRQIVETNKVKREGEISYGFTDEGKIKTVLINAALRAQLASGALVIARHEPGYELLPRAAAEKVRSRDPSMIVLDHAEPKSEAVVSEDDAFYAKFQVPDDLIW